One region of Oryza sativa Japonica Group chromosome 5, ASM3414082v1 genomic DNA includes:
- the LOC9272414 gene encoding uncharacterized protein, which yields MAPVSTGPRFRRRKSNAPRATSRKPDSGVPVAADADAAKEGDAPGSGSTTRVTRSRAARCRPGSQEPLPPPSERSRSRRTTLATDTAVRERKRIRANLIEEEKPLTKMEEVGGEEISSAPSSPLCEPYLPDDQEIDFDTIDLYKKKSKEFHKKRAHQLSFPTLNTDVSSSCLLHPKLLDIRESATKSILGAAKYVLGLSSCIDGNPLARCSGFLIDWNETTKVGVVITSADIICSASSLDRWSGDDEYSYSAKVFVHLLDDTTVEGRLIYAQTHYNLALFEIIVESPVQIPNFTFNLNYAQQIFVLGRDENLCLSISHGKVQYCNPFLCGRHHYMYVDTATPKCALGGLVIDFEGSTVGIACQTHAFIPSSILIKCLHLWRKIQCIPRPQLGVKLSAIKFLDLPHIEMILRKIHICDGLIVEEVSSGSTIEKLGVRVGDIIQHLNGEWVSDTIQLEEMLLRLSEDHFDKGNGLNSTLDIKVGLFHIRNGARNTINLTTVVSENGEVVKRGSFAVSVPTREEISAMYALQEATTGSPMLTTEERKPT from the exons aTGGCACCTGTCTCTACGGGACCCAGATTTAGGCGGAGGAAGTCTAATGCACCGAGGGCAACAAGTCGAAAGCCGGACAGCGGGGTGCCTGTCGCTGCCGATGCCGATGCTGCGAAAGAGGGCGATGCGCCGGGGTCGGGGTCGACGACGAGGGTGACCCGTTCGAGGGCAGCAAGGTGCCGGCCGGGGTCGCAGGAGCCCCTTCCACCACCATCGGAGCGATCCCGATCCCGGAGGACGACGCTGGCCACTGATACGGCAGTGAGAGAGCGCAAAAGGATTCGGGCCAATCTCATTGAGGAGGAAAAACCGCTGACGAAGATGGAGGAGGTAGGGGGGGAGGAGATCTCGTCCGCACCGAGCTCTCCCCTCTGTGAGCCCTACTTGCCTGATGACCAAGAGATTGATTTCGACACCATTGATCTTTACAAGAAGAAATCAAAAGAATTCCATAAAAAAAGAG CTCATCAACTTAGCTTTCCTACACTGAATACGGATGTATCTTCTTCTTGTCTGCTTCACCCAAAGTTACTCGACATCCGTGAATCTGCAACAAAGTCGATACTTGGTGCTGCAAAATATGTTCTGGGTCTTTCATCTTGCATTG ATGGAAATCCCTTAGCACGCTGCTCTGGATTTCTGATTGATTGGAATGAAACAACGAAAGTTGGTGTTGTTATTACATCTGCTGATATTATTTGCTCAGCATCATCCTTAGACCGTTGGTCTGGTGATGATGAATATTCTTATTCTGCTAAG GTCTTTGTGCACCTACTGGACGACACCACGGTGGAGGGGCGCTTGATTTATGCTCAGACACACTACAATCTTGCTTTGTTCGAGATTATAGTGGAATCCCCAGTTCAGATACCTAATTTTACTTTCAACCTGAATTATGCTCAACAAATATTTGTGTTAGGAAGGGATGAGAACTTGTGTCTAAGTATAAGTCATGGCAAAGTACAATACTGCAATCCGTTTTTGTGTGGTCGGCATCACTACATGTATGTTGATACTGCCACCCCTAAG TGTGCCTTGGGAGGGCTAGTCATTGACTTTGAGGGGAGCACGGTGGGGATTGCTTGTCAGACACATGCTTTTATTCCCTCCTCGATACTTATCAAGTGCTTACATCTGTGGCGGAAGATCCA GTGTATCCCCCGCCCTCAACTTGGGGTCAAGCTTTCAGCCATTAAATTTCTGGACCTTCCTCATATAGAGATGATATTACGCAAGATCCATATTTGCGATGGGCTCATTGTCGAAGAA GTGTCATCAGGGTCTACTATTGAGAAACTGGGAGTCAGAGTCGGCGATATCATTCAGCATTTAAATGGAGAATGGGTTTCTGATACAATTCAg TTAGAAGAAATGTTGCTGAGACTTTCTGAGGATCATTTTGACAAAGGAAATGGTCTCAATTCCACATTGGACATTAAA GTTGGTTTGTTTCACATACGCAATGGAGCTCGAAACACCATAAATTTGACGACAGTTGTCTCAGAAAATGGAGAAGTTGTTAAGAGGG GTTCATTCGCTGTTTCTGTCCCTACTCGGGAGGAGATTTCTGCTATGTACGCACTTCAGGAAGCAACTACAG GATCTCCCATGCTCACTACTGAAGAGAGGAAACCCACCTAA